In the genome of Deltaproteobacteria bacterium, the window CACTGTTGGCCAGAGTGGCGTAGGCGGCAATAAAGCCAGAGTGGCGTCCCATCAACTTTACCAGGCCGATGCCGTTTCTGGCGCCTGCGGCTTCAGTGTGAGCTGAATAGATGGCCTTGGTCGCTTCTGAGACAGCAGTCATAAAGCCAAATGACTGCTGGACATAAAGAATGTCATTGTCAATGGTCTTTGGCACGCCTATCACTGAAATCTTCAGATTGCGTCTCTCCACCTCCTCACAAATGGCGCGGGCCCCACGCAGAGTGCCATCACCTCCAATGGCAAAGAGCATGCCCACGTTCATTCTTTCCAGGGTGTCCACCATTTCGGAGATCTCTTGAGGCCCGCGAGAAGAGCCAAGAATAGTGCCGCCTTGCTGATGGATGTTGCGCACCACATCGGGATCGAGTTCAATTGGTGTATGGCCATACCTGTAAGTTAGGCCTTCGTATCCATAGGGAAAGCCGAACACGGTTCGCACACCGTAGTGATGAAAAAGGCTCAAGACAATAGCCCGGATCACATCATTGACCCCGGGACAGAGGCCGCCGCAGGTAACAATGCCACACTTGAGTTTGGTGGGATCGAAGTAGATCATTTCCCGGGAGCCGGCCATTTCAAAGCTCGGCAATTTTTTTCCTGCACTCAGGTACTTTTCTACTTCTGCCAGTTGCCCATGGTAGAGTACGTGCTCCTCGTTTACCAGCAGATTCACTCCAGTCATAGGTGATGGTATCCGACACTCCCCGAGTCTCGGCACGGTAAAGTCCAGATCTTTCTCCGCCATAGCTGTCTCCTAGAATCTTTCTGCAATTGGCGCAAGGTCCATTGCAAGGGTCCGCTAGCCTTATTGCCACACTGAGGTCAGCACCTATTGCCACAAACAGGAGTGCATCAGTTGGCAATAATGAATTCAGACTATATAATAACATTCTTACAAATCCAACCTCTCACATGGAAAGGATACTTAGATGAATATGAAGCTGGTCTCATCGTTGGCCGTGGAAAACGATACCAAGGTTGTTCTGGTAGTACTGGACGGCCTTGGCGGCCTGCCAGGTCCTGAAGGAAAAACTTCTCTAGAGGCTGCCCGCACACCCAATCTCGATGCCCTGGCACAATCAGGAATTTGCGGTTTTCATGATCCACTGGCCCCAGGCATCACTCCCGGTTCTGGGCCGGCCCACATTGGGCTGTTTGGCTATGACCCATTCC includes:
- a CDS encoding ATP-dependent 6-phosphofructokinase; the protein is MAEKDLDFTVPRLGECRIPSPMTGVNLLVNEEHVLYHGQLAEVEKYLSAGKKLPSFEMAGSREMIYFDPTKLKCGIVTCGGLCPGVNDVIRAIVLSLFHHYGVRTVFGFPYGYEGLTYRYGHTPIELDPDVVRNIHQQGGTILGSSRGPQEISEMVDTLERMNVGMLFAIGGDGTLRGARAICEEVERRNLKISVIGVPKTIDNDILYVQQSFGFMTAVSEATKAIYSAHTEAAGARNGIGLVKLMGRHSGFIAAYATLANSDVNFCLVPEVKFTLEGFFKALDERLQRRGHAVIVVAEGAGQDLVQTTRERDASGNIKLADIGLFLKEQITAYFKQQGTEITLKYIDPSYLIRSMPASPPDSAFCLMLGHNAVHAGMAGRTNMVVGYWRDEFTHV